CCAACGGGTGCCAGAGCACACAGAGTAAAGCAAGCAGAGCGTAAAGCGAGTTTTTCATGAGTTATCAGATCCGAAACAGAGTTAAAACTTGGTTAATTTTAGCGCGGCTACTTGATAGCATATTTTTTGTCTTATCTGCATTCGACACAAGTCTAAATCCCCACTCAGGCTGAGATGTGCACGCCTCTGATAGCCAACAAAAACGGGCGTGTGAACAGTGTCACACGCCCGTATGAAAAGAGCATGAAATTTTATCAGTTGACCACTAGGTTAGCACAATTATGCGTCTTTGCGGCTTATCCATTCGATTAACAAAATCAGAGCCAACCCTGCTACTGCCAGTGACACACAAGCCAAAACCTGAGGGTCCTGAGAGGTTAACCGGGCAAATTCAGCCGGCAATACGTTCGCCTGCATCAGAGGCTTTTCGATCCCTTTTGAATTGGTATAGCTGGTTAACACCTGCTTCCAGGGCCACAGCAAGTTCAGCGAACCGAGCAAGAAGCCACACAGCAATGCAAACGTGACCTGCTCAAAGCGACTCAGCAGCCAAGACAATAACCGCGAAAATGCCATCAAGCCGACAACACAGCCGCCCAGAAACAAAGCGATCAGCATGATTTGCATCTCATTGACCGCACTCAGTACATGTCCGTACATGCCCAGCAGTAAAAGGATAAAACTGCCGGAAATACCCGGCAGGATCATGGCACAAATTGCGATTGCGCCTGCGGCAAAATAATACCAGGTTTGCGGTACGGCTTCGGCAGGTGCCAAAGAGGTAATGGTATAGGCAATAGCGGCCCCTGCCAGGCACGCTGCGACTGTCGGCATGTGCCAGCGGGTCACTTGCTTACCAACATGGACAAAGGAGGCGATGATCAGGCCAAAAAAGAAAGACCAGACATATAACTGATGATGCTCAAGCAAATAGGTGATGAGCTTAGCCAGAGAAGCTGCACTGGTGAGCAGGCCACCAAACAAAACCAACAAGAAAGTGCCGTCTATATGTCGCCATGTCGCCTTAACCCCCTCAGCTTTGAGTGTTTTAATGGCGTCCAGGTTGACACTTTTGATGGCCCCGAGCAGACGGGCATAAATGCCGGTAATAAAGGCGATTGTACCACCGGAAACACCCGGCACAACATCGGCGGCGCCCATACCAGCCCCTTTAAAAAACAACCAGATAAAATCACGTTTGCTGTCAGTTTTATTGCTCAAAGCACTCTCCATCGATTTTTTTCGGCACGAGTTTACCGAAATTTTGTGACGCTGCACATAGCAGCGCTCACAATGGGCTCAAGCTTCACGGAAATTTGCCGATAACAGGGCAAAGAAAGGTAAGGTGCGCGCAATATGTTTACAAACTCCCGGTTACTTCTGATCCTCAGCTTGTTGTTTAGCCTGACAACGACTAGCGAGGCCAATACCGCAGAGCATCAGCCACCACCGAGCAAATCATCACAATTTGACAGCGACTTGCGCTACTGGCTGAGCAGCGAAAAGCTGCTGACCATCAAAGATGAAGAGCAAGAGATAGCCGTGTTATTCTCCGAGTATATGGCGGCTCCCAAGCGCGGTATCATAGTATTACTCCCCGGACTTGAACAAAGTCAGCTCTACAACAATGGCCTGAGTTACTTACACCAAACGCTGACAGATGATGGCTACGACACCTATACCCTGCCGGTGCCCGACCTGATTGACAGCGGCGACATTGCAGCGGGTGTCATTGAGGAGACGCCAAATGAGGTAAAAAGTGCTGCCATCCCGGTACTGAGTGAACTGGCGCTGGATAATTACAAAGCCGCGCTGGTCGCGCGTTTTGAGGCACTCTATAAAACACTGGCATTGCGTCAGAACGAGCACATTGCCATTGTGGCATTTGGTAACAGCGCTGGCCTGTTTGCGGAGTACCTGGCCACTTTACCCAGCATTCGCGTTGATGCACTGATCACCGTCAGTGCCCAGCTGGCTAATGCGCAGCGTAACAGCCATTTGCCCGCCAGCTTATCGCTGGTCACCCCGGCGCTGCTAGATGTTTTTTACAGCTTCGACAGTCCTCTGGTGCTGGAAACCATAGACGAGCGCCGACGCTGGGCCAGACGCAACAGTAAACTCGACTACCGCCAGAGAGAGCTCTTCGGTCAGCAACATCAGCCGATGCAGCATCAGCGGCTGCGCAAAGAGTTAACAGGGTTTTTAAGACGCCTTTGATGATGCATTGAGTTTTACCGTTTTTGCTTCAGGAGTTCATAGGCTGACTGAATGCTCTGGCTTTTTCGTTTAGCAATTTCCATCATATGCTCGGGCAGGCCCTGAGAAACTAACTTGTCCGGGTGGTGCTGTGACATCAGCTTGCGATAGGCACGTTTGATGTCCTTATCGGATGCTCCGTCGCTTAATCCCAATACAGCCAGTGCTTCGCTGCGAGATATCGCGCTGTGCTCGGGCTCGCGTGCTGAACTGCGCTGCTGCCTTTGCTGATTGTGGCGCTGCTGAGATTGCTGCGACTGCCACTGAGCACGTTGCTGGCGAAAACGAAATTCTGCCTGGTAGCGCTTGAGTAAAAAGCCAAACTGAGCCTGAGAGATACCCAGATGCTTGCTGACTTCGCGCAGCAACGCTTGCTCCTGTTCGGAGACGTGGCCATCGGAAAAAGCCATCTGAATTTGAATTTCCAGGAACAGTTGCAGCAGATCATAGCGTCTGGCAAACGCCTCTCTGACTTCGCGAACCGCATCCTTAATCGAAAAATCGGCCTCTTTGCCTGCTCTGAATGCATGCTGGGCTTCGCGGCGGTCGTCTCCTGTCAGCGCCATTTCATCCATAAATGCCGTTGCTGCGCGGATATGAACCTCGCTGACTCGGCCATTCGATTTGGCGATATGCCCCATAACGGAAAAACAGCTGGAGAAAAACAGTGCCTGACGCTCACTGAGGTCATCGCCATTCAAAAACCCCTGAAACCCGCCGACCTTGTCAAAATCCTGTTTCAGGCTCTTGTCGAACAAGTGACCCAGATAAAAGCCGAGAATTGCCCCCAGCCATTTACCAAACAAAAAGCCAAAGGCGGTGCCCAACAACTTACCCCACATCTGCCTGCTCCATTGTCTTGTTGATCTGAGCTAAACGTTCAGGCGTGCCAATATCCTGCCACTGCCCCAAAAAGAGTTCCGTCGAGACACGGCCCTGGGCTAGCCCTGTTTTAAGCATCGGCCCCAGCGCCACAAACTGTTCACTGACCTCATTAAAGAAGTCTTTGTGATACAAACCAATACCAGCAAAGGTATAGGCCTGTTCGTTATTGCTCTGATGAGCCAGCGGGAAGTCTCCGTGCGGGTTATGTGGCGGGTTTTCCACAAATACCAGATGCGCTTCACCGGGAAGCAGATGCAAGCGGCACAGATCATGGACTGCGTAATCGGTGAAAATGTCACCATTGATCACGATAAAGGTATCGCCTTCGTCGCACAACAAAGGTAATGCCCTGACTATGCCGCCCGCGGTTTCCAGGCCCCCTTCGGGCTCCTCGCTATATTGGATGGAGACACCGAACGCGCTGCCATCAGCAAAGTAATCACGTATCTTGTCACCCTGCCAGGCCAGGTTAATAACAATATCAGTCACGCCTGCGTCCGCCAATCGACCCACGTGGTATGCCAGCAAGGGCTTTCCCGCTACCTCCAGCATGGGCTTTGGCATGGTGGCCGTCAGCGGCATCATACGCTTGCCCCTGCCCGCGGCCAAAATCATTGCTTTCATTGTTGCTGTTCCAGTTTAGCCTTTACTAAAGGTATTATCTCGGATTGCAAACTGGTTGCAAGCCATTGAAATGCATCAAAACACTCTGCTGTGTCCTGAATGTATTGCAAAGTTGGCAAAATGTTCTTTAAGTATCCCGGTTTACCATCACGCAGGTATAAGCGCGCGAAGATCCCCGCGGCCTTAAGATGGCGCTGCAACCCAGTCAAAGCCAGCTGTTGTTGATATTCGTCATAGTCACTCTGGGCCAGTAGCCCGGCCCGACTTAACACCTCAAAACTGAGGCGCTGCAAATGATTAAATTGCGCCTCAGGCAGCCTGTGATAGCAGTCTTTAAGCAGCGAAACAACGTCATACGTAACCGGTCCCTGAACTGCATCCTGATAGTCGATAACCACCCACTGCTGATTGTGCCACATGATATTACGGCTGTGGAAATCACGATGCATTGTCACCTGGGTTTGCGCCTGCATATTGGCCACCAGAGTCTGCTTAAGACTTGCCCATTGCTGCTGCCAATATTCCGTTATTGCGAACCCTAACCAACGAGTAAGTAACCACTCACTAAAAATATCCAGTTCCATCTCAATGAAAGCGGCATCATAGGGTTTCATGTAGGGGCTGGCGGGTATTCGTGCAATACCAGGCAGCATATTAATCAGCGACTCATAGTCTTTCTGCGCATGGTGCTGTGAACTAAGTCGATCCGCCAGGTGCTGCGCACCAAGGTCTTCCAGTAACACAAACCCCAGCGCACAATCCGCAGCAAAGATCTGGGGCACCCTGACTTGACCTGCACTGAACACTTTGTTCAGCTCAACAAAGGCACTGACGTTGCCCGCCTCTGGGGCAACATCGAGCAGAATAAAAGTGCTTTCACGATGCGTAATACGAAAGTAGCGACGAAAACTCGCGTCTCCGTCAAGGGCCGTGACCTGCTGTGGATCAGCATGAAGGTGGTTGTGTAAAAAGGCCGCTCTGGCCTTTGCTCGGGCCACAACCTCAGGTGACAAGCTTGGGGTCATTTTTCTTACTATTTCCTATTCTTAACTACTGTAATTAACACGCTTTTCATTTATTATGTCTGGCTTGAAAATGAATTTCGGCAAACAAGGTTGATAAATGAGCAAAGCTTGGGGCCTTTTCGTGCTTCCCCTAATCAGTACAGCGACTTTTGCTAATTCGAACATTGATGGCCTTCAGTGTAAAGACTACTTTCAGCCTAAAAACTGGCAACCCCTCGCTGATTTGCCCAAAGGCGCCATCGACATTCAGTCTGATAATGTAGAATTACAAGGCGTCGAAAGCGCTGAATTCAGTGGTAATGTGGTAATCAGTTCCAATGTGATGAGCTTATCTGCTCAGGCCGCGCTGATTGACAAACAACAGGGGTTGCTTAATGCCACCGGCCCGCTGGTGTTTCAGGATGCCTATACACTTGTTTACAGTACCGGCATGTTTGCCAACCTTAAAGATTACGAATTCAGTCTGCTGGGTGCCGATTACTGGCTGACCCAGCAAAATGGCCACGGCAGCGCCGAGAAACTGCACGCCACCAGTAATCAGGTAGACCTGCTCAATTCCAGCTTTACCACCTGTCCGGGAGAAACTCCATTTTGGTCGATTGAGGCCAGCAGTATTGTTATGAACCGCGACAGTGGTTGGGGAGAAACCCACAACACGGTCCTGAAAATACTCGATACGCCCGTTGTCTATGTGCCCTATTTTACGTTTCCCATCGATGACCGCCGTAAATCTGGTGTACTGACACCAACTATCGGTAGCTCCAGTCGCCGTGGTTTAGGGATTGCAGTGCCTTATTACTTAAATCTGGCACCCAACTACGATGCGACCATCACCCCCCGCTATATGTCTAAAAAAGGCACTCAGCTGATTTCTGAATTCCGCTATCTGACCCAACAGCATCAGGGTCAGCTCGCCGTTGAATTT
The Pseudoalteromonas viridis DNA segment above includes these coding regions:
- a CDS encoding DUF368 domain-containing protein, with the translated sequence MSNKTDSKRDFIWLFFKGAGMGAADVVPGVSGGTIAFITGIYARLLGAIKSVNLDAIKTLKAEGVKATWRHIDGTFLLVLFGGLLTSAASLAKLITYLLEHHQLYVWSFFFGLIIASFVHVGKQVTRWHMPTVAACLAGAAIAYTITSLAPAEAVPQTWYYFAAGAIAICAMILPGISGSFILLLLGMYGHVLSAVNEMQIMLIALFLGGCVVGLMAFSRLLSWLLSRFEQVTFALLCGFLLGSLNLLWPWKQVLTSYTNSKGIEKPLMQANVLPAEFARLTSQDPQVLACVSLAVAGLALILLIEWISRKDA
- a CDS encoding DUF3530 family protein; its protein translation is MFTNSRLLLILSLLFSLTTTSEANTAEHQPPPSKSSQFDSDLRYWLSSEKLLTIKDEEQEIAVLFSEYMAAPKRGIIVLLPGLEQSQLYNNGLSYLHQTLTDDGYDTYTLPVPDLIDSGDIAAGVIEETPNEVKSAAIPVLSELALDNYKAALVARFEALYKTLALRQNEHIAIVAFGNSAGLFAEYLATLPSIRVDALITVSAQLANAQRNSHLPASLSLVTPALLDVFYSFDSPLVLETIDERRRWARRNSKLDYRQRELFGQQHQPMQHQRLRKELTGFLRRL
- the djlA gene encoding co-chaperone DjlA yields the protein MWGKLLGTAFGFLFGKWLGAILGFYLGHLFDKSLKQDFDKVGGFQGFLNGDDLSERQALFFSSCFSVMGHIAKSNGRVSEVHIRAATAFMDEMALTGDDRREAQHAFRAGKEADFSIKDAVREVREAFARRYDLLQLFLEIQIQMAFSDGHVSEQEQALLREVSKHLGISQAQFGFLLKRYQAEFRFRQQRAQWQSQQSQQRHNQQRQQRSSAREPEHSAISRSEALAVLGLSDGASDKDIKRAYRKLMSQHHPDKLVSQGLPEHMMEIAKRKSQSIQSAYELLKQKR
- the murU gene encoding N-acetylmuramate alpha-1-phosphate uridylyltransferase MurU, translating into MKAMILAAGRGKRMMPLTATMPKPMLEVAGKPLLAYHVGRLADAGVTDIVINLAWQGDKIRDYFADGSAFGVSIQYSEEPEGGLETAGGIVRALPLLCDEGDTFIVINGDIFTDYAVHDLCRLHLLPGEAHLVFVENPPHNPHGDFPLAHQSNNEQAYTFAGIGLYHKDFFNEVSEQFVALGPMLKTGLAQGRVSTELFLGQWQDIGTPERLAQINKTMEQADVG
- a CDS encoding aminoglycoside phosphotransferase family protein, which translates into the protein MTPSLSPEVVARAKARAAFLHNHLHADPQQVTALDGDASFRRYFRITHRESTFILLDVAPEAGNVSAFVELNKVFSAGQVRVPQIFAADCALGFVLLEDLGAQHLADRLSSQHHAQKDYESLINMLPGIARIPASPYMKPYDAAFIEMELDIFSEWLLTRWLGFAITEYWQQQWASLKQTLVANMQAQTQVTMHRDFHSRNIMWHNQQWVVIDYQDAVQGPVTYDVVSLLKDCYHRLPEAQFNHLQRLSFEVLSRAGLLAQSDYDEYQQQLALTGLQRHLKAAGIFARLYLRDGKPGYLKNILPTLQYIQDTAECFDAFQWLATSLQSEIIPLVKAKLEQQQ